The genome window TGCCGTGCAAGTACCTGCAAGCTCCTAGCCAGCACTTTCATAGCGTCCATCCACATTTGCTTGCAGGCCTTTCAAAGTCACAAACTTCATCAAATCCGGCTTTCCAGGGTGGGACCAGAGGTTTTAGGGAAAAAATGGGGACTGAGTAGATGCAGTAGAATTGTGAGCCTGCTTCAGCTGATAAGGTATGTAACTGAAGTAAATCAGTTCTTCTCCCTGTGCCTTCCTTACCTGTAAAACAGGGGCAATGAGGCTTATTTCCTTTGTAAGGCAGTTTGAGGTCAGTGGGAGTTAAGTAGTACGTGAGAGCAATTTTTATTATCCTGATCGAAGTTAGTTAGGCGAAGTGTTTGTGATTGCTCCCTGAGTTAGCAAAATCTGTGTTTGTTAATTCTGTTCAgccatacatattttttttgtacCCTTTGATGGACTCTGCAGACACCGGTGAAATGTGAGTGCATTGATATGCTggcagcattttgaaaacatgGCTCCGGAATGACAGAAATAGCTGAGGGAAGCTGTCCTCAGGTTATGTGTGCATACAGTGCTGTACTCGGTGTTCCTGGTGTGACTGCAACAGAGATAAAGCAGTCACATGgctatattaatttatttgttggTTTTAATTAATAGCACCTTTAGTGGTAATAGTTTTATGTTCTAATTCTGGCAGAGTCCCGGCTGTATTCACAACCATGGAAAACTTCATGGCACCACTGAGCACCGTCAGTGAGCTTGCGCTTCAGCAGAGCAAGGCTAAGATCCTCCACGGCAAGGTGAGCGGTCCCTCCCGACGCAAGCGGGAGTTCATGCCAGATGAGAAGAAGGACAACATGTACTGGGAGAAGAGGCGCAAGAACAACGAGGCAGCCAAGCGCTCACGGGAGAAGAGGCGCCTCAATGACTTCGCCATGGAGAGCCAGTTGGCTGCTCTCAGCAAGGAGAATGCCATCCTCAGGACAGAGCTGCTGACCCTGAAGCTGCGCTTTGGGCTCATCAGCCCAGACACCAGCACCTACCAGGGCCACTCCCTCCAGGACTTCCTGGGAGTGTATTTCCGAGGGCACAGAGCAGCCTCCCCGCTCCTTGAGGCCGAGCCCTTTGCTGGGGAGTCCTGCTTCTTCACAACAAAGAGCTTTGTGCCGAAGGTGCTGGAGCCAGCTGACTTTTCCTGCAAAACCTTTGGCCCATCCAGAAACATCCTCGGCTGTGACACAAAGCCAGTTCCCATGGACATACCTGGCCTTCAGCAGCCAAAGAAGCTTGATGCAGCCTTCAGATCTCCATTCTTCAATTACCATGGCCCGGACAAATATGCTTTCCATTTGCCTTTGTCAGGCAGTGGCTGCTTCTTGTGCCCCtccccctgtccagctgaggtgAGTAAAGAAAGCACCACAACTGCCTCAGATGAAGATGATGAGCAACAAGTGCCCAAAACTTCTCTACCTCCATGCAGCCTGTCCTGCCCTTCAGATCATTTGAAGAGCCGAACCCATGCTGCCCTACCTCACAAGCTCCGGATTAAGACGAAAACCCTCagcagcttggagaagagaggCCTGGACTCCTGCTGAGGCAGCAGAGGAGTGGCTTGCTGTGGGGCCGATGCAAGACCTTCCAAAGACGTGAAGGGTTTAGAAGGAGtgggtgggagggaaatggcTTATTCTTTAAAGAGGGAagtaattttctctgctttgcataAATGATAAGGGAGTTTATAGGGCTGGGCTGCATCACTACAGCACAACTGCAGCTGGCCATGATGTTCATCTTGCTGAGTGAGACCTACCAGTCCCTGCGATCATAAGTCTGAGTTTCACCTGGCTGATCTGCTCATAAACCAAGCTAAAATTTGAGGTGTAAAGGGGCCAGAGTCAGGAAGAGGCTAAGACAGTGGACGTGGTGTCCACGCCATGTAACACAACCTCAGCTGCTTGAAGTGGCAacaattttaattacattttcttcatcATCGCCTTCATCCTCCCGAATGTGCCTGATGTCTTAATTGCTTGCCATGGGAAACTATTGATGGAAACAGTTTCAGACCCCCCTAGCTGCCTGGAGTGAGCAATAGGGATAGCGATAAAAAGGTGCTGGATTTACACGGGCGTGAAATGAGAGCAGAACCAGGCCCATTTTGTTCACAGTTTATCATAATTTATCTTCAGAAAGAATGAacactttttctctttgttcagACACGGTGTGGTCCAGAAGATAGTTTCATTTATCTTTGTAATGATTGTTTTTGAGGACTAAATACTTGGCtttttactgaaatgcaaaccatgttttggttttatatcattctttttaaataaggTGTTTTCAGAAGCGgtatttctgtatttggaaattgcctttataaaacattttctcacCTTCAGCTGAGTTGGCTGAACCATTTCCTTTTTTGGAAATTAAATGCAAGAGAACAACTCAGTTAACATCTGGCTGCTTATATTAATCAAGCTAAATTCTGACCATCCCAACACTGGACTCACATTGGATGTACTCACTGATTATTTCTATTTACCAAACTACGCAAGCTGGAGAGACTGAACTGGAGACCTAGCACTGAAGATTTCTCTTGACTTTCAGTGCCTGGCATATTTGCAGCACTCAAAAATGGTAGAGGAATATAATACTCACGAGTGTAGCCTTTTGTGTCTCTGCTGTCACAGAGTGTGCAGCACCACTGGGTGAACTGTAGATACGGAACAGAATGGACTGGACTTTGCAAAAACAGTAAAGGTCACATTGTTCCTTCAGAGATCTCCTGGACATGCAGGCACTGATTTCCATCCCTCTgtgaaggagggaggagacTTAGAAGCATACGGTGTTCCGGGTAGGGAGAGAGATGTCTCAACAGGTTCTGCAGGTGGGTCCCCTTTACAGATATAACGCTACCACCTCGCTCCCACCCGAGGCTTCACCCatgggagctgggctgggggaaaTGCTCCCTCCCAACCAAATTTCTGCAGTGAGATGTGTTGGGAAGCTTCAGCAAAGCAACACCGTTGGAAACCCGCTCTCAGGCTGGGCAAGCTGTTACTTGGTTCTCATGTGGTGCTTCTGCTCCATCCCCAAGCATTCAAGGAGAGTCCGTGCTAAGACATTTCTAGCATTGTCTCTGCATTGGTTTTAGCTGTTCCTGGTGACGGGGGTTTCCATCCTGCATCTCAAAAGACTTTCTGTTCCAGATCTCCAAACTTCTTCTGATTTTATCTAAAGCATTTGGGTTCAGCCCCTTTCCCCTTTTAAggcattttgctctgttttacCTCTACACATGCTGCATAAAGCCTCTGTATTCTCTGGGGTATCTGCTTGGACACTTTCCTTGCCCATCCTGCCTTCCAACTGCTTAGCGTTTGGGAAAGCCTGCGCAGCGGTCATGGCAGTGAGTGCGGTGTAGGTACGATACAGCTGGAGAGCTTTAACCCAGCTGACCATGTACCTCAGGGCTTTGTGTAAGTAAGGCAGGAGACACCCTGAGCTATGGCTATATTGATCTGAAAGCCAGCTGCACCTCAGCGAGCAGTACTCTCATGAAGGCCTCTAAAGCCTACTTTATGCTGTTCCTCCGTCACCTCAGGTCACAAGCCAAACACAGTTCTCAGAGGTGTGTTCCAGGTATACCTGTAACTTCTTGTCCTCGGTTGTCCTTCCacgttttgccttttttcctaaagaaaggAAGCTAATGCAGTTCCAATGTTTCTGTGTCGGTCTGTCAGCCCTAAACATTTTTTGACATGTTGGACAAATACAGCTCAATCTGATGGAAGACAGATCTCAAAGAGAATAAACAACTTCAAATTGTTCTCCTCTGCCCCAAACATACATTTTCATCTTCCATGTCCCTGCTGATAGAAAAAATGCACTGCCTGCTCAGCCTTGCTGGAAACTAGAGATGAACTCCTGGCCCAGACCCGTGGGAGTCTCCGCTTCGCCAGTTCTGCTGCTCACAGGACTACCCTGTTCCTTTTCCCATTACGCTGTTCTCACTTAAAATTTCAGGCTCTGGAGAATAAGGATATCAACAAGAgtatttttctataaatcaTTTTATAGCTAATAAAGAAATGCACCAATAATAAGACCATGTAAAAGGACAAATGACGCTACCTGACATGGGATGTGAAACTCCCTCAAATTGGTTTGGAAAAGAGGACCCTTAATTTGAGCTGTACATAGGGTCACCTGAACTGTCAAGGTATATCAACATGTTGTGCCTAATAAAACTCTGTTTCCAGAAGCTGCAAAAGGTGTATTGGCCTGTCTTTTGGGACTGTATCTGCACCGAACTTCCATCCTCAGGAACAGCCAGTGTGATAAATACATCCTGTGGAGACAAGTAGCTGCGATGAAGGGCACACACTACGCAGGCTGTGGGACACATACCTTCCTGATTCTTCTGTCCATAAATGTGTTTTCTCCCTGTCCATGTCTATGTTCTCACAGCAGGACCCTCAGCTCTCCACCGTGGAGTCCTCCTGCAGCTACCACACCGCCAGCGTGCTGCAGAGGGGCCGGTGCGGTGGGGCTCACACAGCTCACCACCATTTATAGTGATACCCAGCAAGGGTCAGCCCCGCTGACTGCCCATCCCTGGGCATCACTTTTGCGCTGAGATCAGTGCACAGAAATGGGCAGACCTTGACAATCGCAGCTGCCGAGGCTggagccccagggctgcagcatggtgggggcagctctACTGTACTCACTGGCATGAAGGGAAACCAGAGCGCTGCAACCGCTCTTCAGGTGTGAAACTTGACACAGTGATGCTTTCAGattaaaagaaaccacaaatgGTTCAATTTCCTGTCCTATTGCCCCTGTCCTCCCCCTCAGAACAGGTAAGGACAGCCCATAGCAAGAAGGCGGCTTAGCAATTATTTCGCTAGACGAAAttgcttccccctcctcctcctgcccttcctcaTCACTGCCGGACCACCTCTTCTCACCACTGTGCAGGGCTCTTCTCTGGCTCTGTGCCTGCAGCCATTTCAGGATGCAGCAAGTGGCTGTGAGCAAGCGATGtagggtgcaggcagcagcctggttgtggcagcagagctgggggtaGGTCAGCTCACCCTGCCATGTCAGATGGGTTCGGTGCTTGCAGGGAGGGATGTAGCCCCCAGGAcctgccttccctcccagccctgcttcccagggcCCAGGGCGAGGCGACCCTCAGAGGTTTAAACCTGCAGGTTCCCAAAGGTGATTTTTTGTGGGGAGCAGATACTGTTATCTTAAGTCGATGAAGAAATGAGTAATGTTTCCTGTTTGTTGTGTCCCTGCTGTTGCACAAACCGAAGGCCAAACTTGGAGCCGGGGTTCATGGCGGCGTAAGCTGTGTGAAGTaagccagccctggccccacaACTGGCTCGTATCACACCTTACAAACCCTTCACCACTATTTCTCTTGCTccaggttttgcttttcctcccctgCGGGACCACTCGCCTGGAGGGGATGGAGACGGGGAGGGTGTTTCCCCTCCCTTCACACTTGCATTTCTCCTTCACTGCCTTGTCCTAGAGAGTTCCCTACTGGTACCCGGGGGAGATCCAGCCATCTCTACTCATTAGCCCATCCCCAAATTGCACATTTAATAACATCTTCAAATGAGAGCCGTTATTGTAGTAATTGTTTCAGACGATGATAGCTGCAAGGCTTACCTGTGAGGGAGCTGACCTATTTCTGCTCCTGTTCAGGCTTAGAAGTTAATTCATTAACCAGTCTTTGTTCTGAAGTAATCTCAGGTAGTTTTCAAGCTGTTTAATGACTGGGGTGAGTGTTgtataataaaaaaacaactgCGTGTTTGTCCTAAGGGGGGGAGGTGAGGAAGATATTTCTTTCCCATATCTCTTTGGAAACCTATTCTGGCATATTTCTATCTGTCTGTCAGAATGGAAAGGTCAAAAGCAACAGCCTAATTCAGTGCCAACTGGCATTTAAGATTACACTGTTGATTCAGCTCATGGTTAAACATGTAAACCGATGCCACAGATTTCATACCATCATTATTTACACTGGCAAATACAGGCCTGTATTTATCAGTTCCACTTGCTGCTTCTCAGGGCAGAGGTGAAATTTAGAAATTACATGGGACAGGACATTTGAAGGCAAAAGCTGTTAAATCTGTCTCTATACTCTTCCACCGTTTTGCAGCTTCCTCAGGCAgagatgttttatttataaagtaaaaaatgtggtttttctCGCTGTGACAGCTGACAGAACAGCCCCCTGTGCGTGGCCACTCGCTCCACACTTCCGTGCACAAAGGTTTTCGAATCGTTGCTGAGTCGCAGGTGCAGACTGGAGGCTTTTTGGGGCAGGAATAGGGCTGAGATGCGGGGCTTCTCCTTTGGTCCCTGCATCCGTCACTGAGCCTGAGAGCACCAGCCTCACACACAGGGAGCCCAGTATCCCCTGGGAGCCGAGCCTGGCCCCTGCCACAGCTCTCCCGTGCTCCTTCGCTGGGGTCCAGAGCACGACTGTGGGCCCAGCACAGACTTTCTCTGGAGACCAAGTCCTGGTGCACATGGTCAGCCCGGACTCCCATGGAGCGCAGCTGCAATGAACTTTCATTCGAAAGCACAAccaggggaggaagaaagggtATATAAGCATGACCCTTCTATTTTGCATAGGAGCTGGTGGTTTCAGCACTTCCCCAGGAAATAAGAGACTTCACTTTGATTCctttctctggctgcagggattCTCAAGAGAATCTGCTTCCCAAGAGGAGGGAAACTGCCTGGGCGGGCAGCTCGAGCAGACCGGGGcaccctcctccctccaccGGGACCAGCACTACCCCGTGCCTGGGAACTCCGGGCGCTGAGggctggaaagggaaaggagtcAGAGCCAGGACCCGTGGCATTCCTCTCCTTGCAGTGAAGGGAAGCATGTTGCAGCGTTTAAACATTCCACAACACTTTTTTCACGGTCAGAGCTTAACATTTTTGTCAGTTACAGGTGTGTCTGGCTCTCTGACTCCTGCTTTTGTttcaacatgtatttttaaagcagacttCCCCCTCTTCACACCTCCAGCCTTCACAATCcacatatttttctcaaattaaAAGTATAGCCATTTTGCTATAAAATTCTCAGGTGACAGTTTTGCTGATTGTAGTGGAAAGTGCTCAAAAGCCCCAGACAGATTCCAGGAAATAGAACTTAGGTGTTAATTTGAGAGGCACCGTAGTGCATCTATTTTCTAGTCAACACATTCAGTAAGCCTTTGAGAAAAAGTGGGAAAGAGTGAAATGAAAAAGTTGCTGGCATTATAAAGTTATTCAGGCTggcaaaagctgaaaattacTGTGATGCTCAAAGACTGCAGAAGACAAAGCAGGGGCAAGTCAAtgataataaatacaaataaatgcaCAAAGGAGAAAGCCATGAACTTAACAAAACATGCCGTAACTGGTAAGGAACAACCTGCACTCTCCACGGCAGCTCTGCCGTCCTGCTGAGCTCACATCCTCAGCGCCGTTTGCCAGTTTGCGCCTCCTGCCTCCAAGACAAGGCAGCAAAGACAGGACAATGACACaagcagaaatgcagaatgGCTCCGGTACGGAACTTGGGATTTTCAGCTGGGAAGAGAGGGACATGCTACAGGTATCTAAAAATACATCATGGAAGACCTGCAGAATTTGAACAGGGAAAAATTGCTCACTGGTTTCCATAACGCAGAATGAACTGGCACTGAGTGAAAGTGGGcagaggctttaaaaaaagctggaggaagtatttttttatgCAGCACATGGTTAAACCATGCAACATGTTACCACAGGATGTTGTGGATATAAATGAGGTCAAAAACCAATGAGACTATTTCAGGGAGGATTAGTCTGTCGGGAGCAGCTGGACACTGAGCGGTGGTAGACTCTGGCTCAGGATACCCCCGAAGCACAGccaggggagctgggagggcaggcGATGCTGCCGCTGCTCTCACAGGTTTTTGCTAAGCATCCACTAGCTTTGGAGACAAGCTGCAAGGCTGGATGGAGCTGAAGTCTGATCCAAATGCTTCTCCATCCCCAtgcctctgaaaagaaaatttctctGCTGCCAGACACTGCACACtccaaaaaatccccaacaaaTCTCACACATTTCAGGCACTATTTTTCACACCTTTGCAGTGTTAGGTGGAGAGATGACTACAGAGTCTTCTCTTAAGAGCATGAGTTAATGATGACCTTTAGCTTAGGCTAAGGACCAAAACGGAATCATTACTGATCTAGGAAAAGTTAGCAATGACTTCTGGAAATAGATGTAATTCAGAGTACCCCGCTGCCTGACAGACGGTATAGCCCCTGGGTATACCTGTAAGGgcaatgtgatttaaaaaaaactattttaaatttaatcttgGCTATATTTCCATCACTATAAAATAATTAGAAGGGAAAATTCCAAACCACACAGAACTAGCAGTATTAATCATCTGCGAAATGAACAGCTCCCTGCATTGTATCGTATCCCCCCACTCACTTGGGAGACCAGGCACTGCCATGGGCAGCTAAGACTCAAACTCAAACCGAATTCCCCCATTCCCATCCTGTAGGATTCTTCTAATTTAATCTCCTGTCAATACTAGGAGGTTATTTCTGGATAAGTTGGTTGGATCTTTTtttgtagaaaagaaaatattcgTCATGTTTCTGGTTGGCATTTCCACCATCAGAAATCCCAGCTGCAAGCTCCCCAAGGGCGGAGGGCTCGGGTTCTTTACAAAGGCCAGGCAGGGGCTGATGCCCAGTGCCTGTGGGGCTGTTTGCAGTGGGAAGAATGCTGGTTAGCAATGGTCAGCTAGGCAAaagtgggggaaggaggatgtGATATTGCTTCTTTGCGCTCATAGTGATGCTCTGACCCTTGTGGTGAGTCGCAGGCTCCGGATGCTGGAGTTAAGGCtggtttttattgtttcctATGCAGAGAGATTGCGTGAGGCTAGATTGAGCGACTGCAGGCAGCAAGAGCATTTCTGTCCCTTATCTCTTGCTGGCCTCACCAGCTGCACAAGAGCTGCTCCTCATGTGATctgcctgctgtgctctgaGCTGCCTGGATTGCacccctctttctttcctttaccTTTATATCCAGGTGCTTTCTTCACATGCTCTCCTGCAGCGCTCTGTCTCTGCACTTCTGTGCAGCCCTGTGTGTAAATCCCTGACTGTCCTTTGTGCACCTTACCAGTTGTGCAAACTGGTCCCAGTTCTCTTCCTAGATTAGCTGCCCCGCTGCTCTTTGGGCACCAtctgtgcaaacacagaaaagtgATTTGAAAAGCCGGGTTTAACAGGAAGGGTATAAGAGATTGTTTATGAAATACCACCAGGAAAACATGCAGGGTTTTTTATGCCCACCTGCAGTGCCCGTAGCAGGAATAGGCAGAAGCTGGTGATCAGAGCCTCAGCAACAGTTTTACTGCACAGTAAATTGGACAGCCCAGTGTCTTGGTGCCTGTGGGCTTGGGCTTCCAGGAGAGTATGTCCTTTGATGGAGACATGCATGACCAAGGGCTTCTTGACCTGATTTATTCTATGGGGATTTAGGGatgataaaatttaaaatgtctgtcAGGTCTGTCTATCCTTGTGCAGCAAGGTCAGGCTGAAATACAGCTAGAGGAATGGTCTTGAAATAGCCACTGGCCATTGTCTGGGGCAATCTTCATCCTCCTGTGTCACCTTAACTGGAGTGTCATCCTGCGGCTTGCAAAAGGATAAAGCAGGTTATGAAATCTAGCTCCCTTTAATGCCAAACACTGGGAGCTGCTGTCTAAATTCCTAATGTCACCAAATATCCTTGTTATGTGCAATAATGCTCAGCAGTGTATTAAGatgaagtgatttttaaaggtATCTTGTGTACGTGGGAGTCAGTATTTATGTAGCTGCCTTCCAGCTTCTTTCTCTTATCAGTCTTTTAAACTCATGCTCAACTAtgcagaaaaaaggaacagaaaaagaaagtatacAGCCTGTAAATATGATGTAGTAGATGCAACTGAAGAAGTGTGAATATACTAAGCTATTCATCTTTAACCTGGCTTTCTGATATCAGTTCTTCTGAAGACCACAATCTTTCATTTCTCGCACATAGTGTTACTCATACTTGATAAGTGTGCTACAACATCAGAGGGAACTGGGGAGGTTTGACAACTCCTTGACCTCAAACAAACTATTCAAATAGCAACACTCCAGGATGAATCAAGCTTGcttgattctttttcttttttttttgtgagacaTTAAAAGTCCTTGTAGTTGTGATGTGTTAGGGCTCGGTATGGGTAAAATAGTGCCCAAACCTCTAGCAAGAGGTGGACCAGGTGCCTCCGCCCTGGTGCAGCCCTGGCTCGCTGGTACAGGCACAGTCCCAGCGCCCTGCTGAGGGCAGGTGGATTTTTATTCCTGACTGCCCACCTCGTGCAGGAAAGCTGTGGCAGCACAGGGATATGAGCTCTGTTTCCCAGATCATGCAGGGATGTGTTGTCTATTTTCGTTTCTTTCTGCCAAGATCCCCTCACTTAATGATGGCTGCATCAATTAGCTTGGACTAAAGTGTAAACCAAGCCTTCACAGAACCTcctgaaatgccatttttctaGGTAAAATCCCCCAAATATCCCCAGAACTCAAGTCTTACTGTGTTGAGTTAAACCTGGAAGTTGTCTgctatttctgtgctgctgttgtaTCTCTCTCTTTGCACAGATCCAGAGCTCTGGGGCTGGCTCGGCACTGGTGCCCATAGAGATCAACACCCACCATCACATCTGGTGCACAGCCGGAATGATTACAAAGGTGTGGAGGACAATATTGGATGTGCAAGTGCAGTTCTAGTCCAacaaaactctgcttttttGATGTCTGGCTGTATTCTCTGGCTGTGGTGTTGTCTTCTGTGCCCCAGGTGAGAGGAAAGTGCTGCCTAGGCAGAGGAGAAGCCTGACAGAGGATTTATTGCTTGTGGATGAACAAGTTGTATCATGGCAAGAGGTGTGAGGAGCACTGCGACTGTGCAAGTGTGTCCATATCCCTCTGAACGGGAGAAAACACCTGTGTTAACCACATCACTGCACAAGAGCACCAGTGGTGGGATGCCAAGCAGATGAAAGGAGGCTCCAGTTGTTAGAAGCTGGAGGCCCTGTTGCATCTTCAGGTTTGCACCTTCCTGTGCTTGTTTTCTACCCAGCTGGTTGGGATGAAGCCACCATCAGggtgtgggcaggggaggggctcctcctgctgccctgagCCTCCCTCAAGTCTAACACCTATGGTTTCCATGACTGTAACCCTGAATATTTAGTGGTGACACACAAAGTTGTTGTATTGGTCACTGGAGGTTACTGCTACAGAAAggatcagaagaaaacaaaaaaccatgaTTTTATTGTTCCCACCTGCTTTTCTACCAGATGCAGCCACATGATGCTGATGCAACAATCCAGATGCGGCCTCTTGGTCACCCCCAGCTCCAGATGTGCCTGAAATAAAGGATGGTGTGATCAGGCACTAACCACCGCGCTTGGCAGCACCAgccctttttccttccaattttccatttttgccAGCACCGGTGCCAGCTGAGCAGGACCCCCTTGGCGGGGGGAGGGACCTGGAGGGGACGGGTGACGGGAGCCGCAATCAGCTGCGTGTGTGCAGGACCAGGCTGTACAGTGGAGCTGCCATCGTCAGTCCTCAGCTGTGCCACCTCTGCACCTTTCGCTCGCCAGATAAAGGACAGGGAAATCCCTCCTGGGCAGTTTTCCTGCACATCAGGAATTACAGCTGATTAAAGAAtctgatttttcctctcttacatGTGAAAGACTCAtttgaaaatggttttcattttgtcagCATTTCCCCCCCTTACCCCCCAAAATGTCAaaggtttaatttttaagttgCACCAATTTGCTTCCTGTTTCTGTAACAAGGATGAAAGAGGTGGGTCTCTACTGCAATTTGTCTGACAAAaagtttgtgctttttttgtggGGGATAAAATAACCTTTCCAGGAAATGTTTTGCCAAGTACACCcaggcagccaggagctggctgggatTACTTTATttattccctccttccccctgtaCCTATGTGTCTTTGCTAATCTCCTTCTGGACCAATGGGAATTCATCTGTGGGGAGACAAGGCTGAGGGGTACCAGGGACTTATCCCCTATCTGACCTGATTGCGTTAATGCACTAGTCAGAAATAATAAGAAAgttttgatgcaacccaggcAATTTTTCTCATTGTTTCAGCATTTTCCCAGCTGGCATAAGTGTAGATAGTCTTCCTACATTGCCCACAGTTtgtgggaataaaaaaaaacttgaaaataaggaggaaaagaaacagaacacgCACAATACAGAAGGGAATAGAAGATGCTGttgcattatttatttcatgccttgaagaagcaggaaaaaagatctTTCTTGGTGAACATCACTGTGAAAATTAAGCGTGATCTGCTCCTGCAAGCCTCTGCCCACAGCTTGCACCCCAGGCTGCTGTGAAAGCAATGTGGAGGACCTGTGCTTTAGCCCCACCATGGCTCTGAAATTCTGAACAGCACAGTAATAGAAAAGCAGCTACAGAGTCCCAGGTGGCCACCAACTTGTTACAAGATGATTAATTATCTGTTCAGCACAACCACAGGAAAAATCCGCTGGGTTCAAAGCACCTGAGCCCCTAACTGTGGTAGCAAGGACTCTTCCTACCAAACAGTAGACTTTgagagatttattttcaaatctgTCATTTGCCTTGGTGGTTGGAGGATGCTGTCGATGCTCCAGGAATGCAGAGGATGAAGAGTGGAGCTGCACGGCGGGAGGCACAGAGACAGGAGATGGC of Phalacrocorax aristotelis chromosome W, bGulAri2.1, whole genome shotgun sequence contains these proteins:
- the LOC142049732 gene encoding nuclear factor interleukin-3-regulated protein-like, with product MENFMAPLSTVSELALQQSKAKILHGKVSGPSRRKREFMPDEKKDNMYWEKRRKNNEAAKRSREKRRLNDFAMESQLAALSKENAILRTELLTLKLRFGLISPDTSTYQGHSLQDFLGVYFRGHRAASPLLEAEPFAGESCFFTTKSFVPKVLEPADFSCKTFGPSRNILGCDTKPVPMDIPGLQQPKKLDAAFRSPFFNYHGPDKYAFHLPLSGSGCFLCPSPCPAEVSKESTTTASDEDDEQQVPKTSLPPCSLSCPSDHLKSRTHAALPHKLRIKTKTLSSLEKRGLDSC